A stretch of the Chlamydia pecorum E58 genome encodes the following:
- a CDS encoding co-chaperone GroES yields the protein MSDQATILRIQPLGDRILVKREEEDASTRGGIILPDTAKKKQDRAEVLVLGTGKRNDDGQVLPFEVKVGDTILMDKYAGQEITIDGEEYVILQSSEIMAILK from the coding sequence ATGTCAGATCAAGCAACGATTCTCCGAATTCAACCCTTGGGAGACAGAATTCTTGTCAAAAGAGAAGAAGAAGATGCTTCTACTCGAGGCGGTATTATCTTACCAGATACAGCGAAGAAGAAGCAGGATAGAGCAGAAGTCCTCGTTTTAGGAACAGGAAAACGTAACGATGATGGCCAAGTTCTTCCTTTTGAAGTGAAAGTTGGCGACACCATTTTAATGGATAAGTATGCAGGTCAAGAAATTACCATCGATGGCGAAGAATATGTTATTCTACAATCCTCCGAGATTATGGCCATTCTCAAGTAG
- the groL gene encoding chaperonin GroEL (60 kDa chaperone family; promotes refolding of misfolded polypeptides especially under stressful conditions; forms two stacked rings of heptamers to form a barrel-shaped 14mer; ends can be capped by GroES; misfolded proteins enter the barrel where they are refolded when GroES binds) gives MAAKNIKYNEEARKKIHKGVKTLAEAVKVTLGPKGRHVVIDKSFGSPQVTKDGVSVAKEIELEDKHENMGAQMVKEVASKTADKAGDGTTTATVLAEAIYSEGLKNVTAGANPMDLKRGIDKAVKLVVDELKNISKPVQHHREIAQVATISANNDSEIGNLIAEAMEKVGKNGSITVEEAKGFETVLDVVEGMNFNRGYLSSYFSTNPETQECVLEDAHILIYDKKISGIKDFLPVLQQVAESGRPLLIIAEDIEGEALATLVVNRIRAGFRVCAVKAPGFGDRRKAMLEDIAILTGGQLVSEELGMKLENTTLAMLGKARKVIVTKEDTTIVEGLGNKADLEARCENIKKQIEDSTSDYDKEKLQERLAKLSGGVAVIRVGAATEIEMKEKKDRVDDAQHATLAAVEEGILPGGGTALIRCIPALENFLSTLTNEDEKIGARIILKSLSAPLKQIAVNAGKEGAIIYQQVLERSANEGYDALKDTYTDMIEAGILDPTKVTRSALESAASVAGLLLTTEALIADIPEEKHSPAVPAMPGAGMDY, from the coding sequence ATGGCAGCAAAAAATATTAAATATAACGAAGAAGCCAGAAAAAAAATTCATAAAGGAGTAAAAACCTTAGCAGAAGCTGTAAAAGTCACCTTAGGTCCTAAAGGAAGACATGTAGTTATAGATAAAAGCTTTGGATCTCCTCAAGTTACTAAAGATGGAGTTTCTGTAGCTAAAGAAATTGAGCTCGAAGATAAACATGAAAATATGGGAGCTCAAATGGTTAAAGAAGTTGCTAGCAAAACGGCGGACAAAGCTGGCGATGGAACTACAACCGCAACTGTTCTTGCAGAAGCTATTTACAGTGAAGGCCTCAAAAACGTCACAGCTGGGGCAAACCCTATGGATCTTAAGCGAGGGATCGATAAAGCTGTTAAACTCGTCGTGGACGAATTAAAAAATATTAGCAAGCCAGTACAACATCACAGAGAAATCGCTCAAGTCGCTACGATTTCCGCAAATAATGACTCAGAAATTGGAAATCTTATTGCTGAGGCAATGGAAAAAGTTGGTAAAAACGGGTCTATTACAGTAGAAGAAGCTAAAGGTTTTGAAACTGTACTTGACGTTGTTGAAGGAATGAACTTCAACCGCGGTTATCTTTCTAGTTACTTCTCTACAAATCCTGAAACACAAGAATGTGTATTAGAGGATGCTCATATTCTTATCTACGATAAGAAAATTTCTGGAATTAAAGATTTTCTCCCTGTTTTACAGCAAGTTGCAGAATCAGGTCGTCCTTTGTTAATCATTGCAGAAGATATCGAAGGTGAAGCTCTAGCCACTTTAGTTGTTAATAGAATCCGAGCAGGCTTTAGAGTCTGTGCTGTAAAAGCTCCTGGCTTTGGTGACCGAAGAAAAGCAATGCTCGAAGATATTGCAATTCTTACAGGTGGACAGTTGGTAAGCGAAGAGCTTGGCATGAAGCTTGAAAATACAACATTGGCAATGCTAGGAAAAGCTCGAAAAGTTATCGTAACGAAAGAAGACACTACAATTGTTGAAGGTTTAGGAAACAAAGCAGATCTTGAAGCTCGTTGCGAAAATATTAAAAAGCAAATTGAAGATAGCACTTCAGATTATGATAAAGAAAAACTTCAAGAGCGCTTAGCAAAACTTTCTGGTGGAGTTGCTGTAATTCGCGTTGGTGCTGCTACAGAAATTGAAATGAAAGAGAAAAAAGACCGTGTAGATGATGCTCAACATGCAACGCTTGCTGCTGTTGAAGAGGGAATTCTTCCTGGTGGAGGAACAGCATTGATCCGCTGTATCCCTGCTTTGGAAAACTTCCTTTCTACACTTACAAATGAGGATGAGAAAATCGGTGCTCGTATTATCTTAAAATCCTTATCAGCTCCATTAAAACAAATTGCAGTTAATGCAGGTAAAGAAGGAGCGATCATTTATCAGCAGGTCTTAGAACGCTCTGCGAACGAAGGCTATGATGCTTTAAAAGATACTTATACAGACATGATCGAAGCAGGAATTTTAGATCCTACTAAAGTTACTCGCTCAGCATTGGAAAGTGCAGCGTCTGTTGCAGGACTTCTCTTAACTACAGAGGCATTAATTGCGGATATCCCTGAAGAGAAACACTCTCCAGCAGTTCCTGCAATGCCAGGAGCAGGAATGGATTATTAG
- a CDS encoding BPL-N domain-containing protein, with translation MSSVKQTRILVYSDTGVSPYYLRHTLRFLKEGLASLGIEQEILRVDGQFILYDPVWEETTSLLIFPGGADRPYHKKLHGLGTARISEYVRHGGRYLGICAGAYFGAKELYFEEPDGNVLSGVRDLGFFPGMAKGPAYGNLFSYTCPIGVRASKQIFSEFGDGWALFNGGCFFMAPETHPEIYIEARYSDIEGQPASIISRRFGNGLAVLSGPHIEYLPHYCSQPQENVKKAREILQKESQTLDCYRKNLLLRLLF, from the coding sequence ATGAGCTCAGTAAAGCAAACTCGGATCTTGGTTTATTCTGATACAGGAGTCTCTCCATACTATCTTCGGCATACATTGCGTTTTCTTAAGGAAGGCCTTGCTTCACTAGGAATAGAACAAGAGATCCTTCGTGTTGATGGCCAGTTTATCCTTTATGATCCTGTTTGGGAAGAAACTACGAGTCTTTTGATTTTCCCAGGAGGAGCGGATAGGCCCTATCATAAAAAGCTTCATGGTTTAGGTACAGCGCGTATATCAGAATATGTCCGTCACGGCGGCAGATATTTAGGAATCTGCGCAGGGGCATATTTTGGAGCTAAGGAGCTGTACTTTGAAGAGCCTGACGGCAATGTTCTTTCTGGAGTCCGCGATTTAGGTTTTTTTCCTGGAATGGCTAAGGGGCCTGCCTATGGAAACCTTTTCTCCTATACTTGTCCTATTGGAGTTAGAGCTTCAAAGCAAATATTTTCCGAATTTGGGGATGGCTGGGCCCTATTTAATGGGGGATGTTTCTTCATGGCTCCAGAAACCCATCCAGAAATCTATATAGAAGCTCGCTATAGTGATATTGAAGGGCAGCCTGCAAGTATCATATCTCGACGTTTTGGCAATGGGCTTGCGGTCCTTTCTGGCCCTCACATTGAGTATCTGCCTCATTACTGTAGTCAACCTCAAGAAAATGTTAAGAAAGCTAGAGAAATCCTACAAAAAGAATCGCAGACGCTTGATTGCTATCGTAAGAATCTTTTGTTAAGACTTTTATTTTAA
- a CDS encoding DMT family transporter gives MFSSQHQVSSTQSISKGIFYGLVSCFYWGIVFVIPNLLQTFGELDIVLTRYTTFGIFSLITCLATNRRIFRETPLKTWSAMLLWSFLINPVYYFGVTIAIRYVGSALTVMIVGLAPIVILCFSNIKQKELSGILLFIISCITFSGVVLTHISDLHTSSVTATPLQYIFGVGAALFSTGLWVIYVIYNQKLLEKNPSLSPENLCHLLGITALVVCLPLIIIFDACGITHISTVLTSYPMSQRFVFAGLCATMGVFSSALAITSWNKVSRHLSPSLLGTMLIFEPIFGLILSYLYAQSFPKFLEGIGITLMLGGSLLSLILFGKKKRNTQEETSKYSLE, from the coding sequence ATGTTTTCCAGTCAACATCAGGTCTCCTCTACACAAAGCATATCCAAAGGAATCTTCTACGGACTCGTTTCTTGTTTTTATTGGGGCATTGTTTTTGTTATCCCCAACCTTCTTCAAACATTTGGAGAACTAGATATTGTTCTGACACGTTATACCACATTTGGGATTTTTTCTCTGATTACCTGTTTAGCGACAAACCGAAGGATTTTCAGAGAAACTCCTTTGAAAACTTGGTCCGCCATGTTATTATGGTCGTTTCTGATCAACCCCGTCTATTACTTCGGGGTTACTATAGCAATACGCTACGTCGGATCAGCTCTGACGGTAATGATTGTAGGGCTTGCCCCTATAGTTATACTTTGTTTTTCAAATATAAAACAAAAAGAACTCTCCGGAATCCTCCTATTTATCATTAGCTGCATTACCTTTTCTGGGGTTGTCCTTACCCATATCTCAGATCTCCATACTTCCTCAGTTACAGCAACTCCCCTTCAGTACATCTTTGGAGTCGGAGCAGCGCTATTCTCAACAGGGCTCTGGGTAATATACGTTATCTATAATCAAAAGCTTTTGGAAAAAAATCCGAGCCTGTCCCCTGAAAATCTTTGTCACCTTCTGGGGATCACAGCATTGGTTGTATGTTTACCTTTAATTATTATTTTCGATGCGTGCGGAATTACCCATATTAGCACAGTACTAACTTCCTATCCCATGTCTCAGCGTTTTGTTTTTGCTGGGTTATGCGCTACGATGGGAGTATTTTCTTCAGCATTAGCTATTACCTCTTGGAACAAGGTTAGCCGCCATTTGTCTCCATCCTTACTTGGCACGATGCTAATTTTCGAACCCATTTTTGGCTTAATTCTTTCTTATCTTTATGCTCAAAGCTTTCCGAAATTTCTCGAAGGCATAGGAATTACTTTAATGTTAGGGGGGAGTCTCTTGAGTCTTATCCTATTCGGAAAGAAAAAAAGAAATACCCAAGAAGAAACTTCTAAATATTCTCTTGAATAA
- a CDS encoding ATP-dependent RecD-like DNA helicase has translation MEKIYGNIERILVEDPQSGDLTAHVKIPHKEEVVLVRGQLPQVFQQLGTLLHLYGEWCQTPNLGKYFQIEKYDLPKPYETRGVFNYLTSKLIKGIGPKLATKIIETFQTETLNVLDLTPERLIEVPGISKARVESLCQQLHEQRTLRSTLLFLQQYNIAIHYGVRIFKKYQEKSIEKICEDPFLLAREIEGIGFKTADFIAMRLGIPPNSRSRLCAGIQHCLEELQEEGHTCYPIQALAEIVTKLLNQDLPTKLIHHEDILAQISQMQESKSLCVHEIDGILHVWTRYLYLAEHTIAGDLKRILYSSRKIRPIDGDKAIAWVEENLNLNLALKQKEAVKACFSEKLHIITGGPGTGKSTITQAILKIFEQVTYKIILTAPTGKATKRMTEITHKHSVTIHTLLQYDFKTKSFRKNSDNPIDCDLIIVDESGMMDTYLLYHLLKALPDHAILILIGDVHQLPSIGPGHILKDLINSHKISVTELNEIFRQVHNSGIIINAHRVNEGEFPMLYSESGRKDFLFFQKEDPQEALEHILFLTTQFVPKKYHIYPKDIQILAPMKKGILGIHNLNKELKAALNPQKTHFQGKLHSYAIGDKVMQIRNNYNKEVFNGDIGYISELNFKDRRLVVKMEERYVSYSFTELDDLVLAYATSVHKYQGSESPCIIIPIHTSHFMMLYRNLLYTAITRGKQLVILVGTKKAIAIATKNNKVQHRCTGLVKALNILDTPKDIEEYQEDLDTAF, from the coding sequence ATGGAGAAAATCTACGGCAACATAGAGCGAATCTTAGTTGAAGATCCACAATCTGGGGATCTTACCGCACATGTGAAAATCCCTCATAAGGAAGAGGTTGTTCTTGTTAGAGGGCAACTCCCTCAAGTTTTTCAGCAGCTGGGAACTCTTTTACATCTTTATGGGGAGTGGTGCCAAACACCAAATCTTGGAAAATACTTCCAAATTGAAAAGTATGATCTTCCTAAGCCCTATGAAACTCGGGGAGTATTTAATTACCTGACCTCCAAGCTTATCAAGGGGATCGGTCCAAAACTAGCGACAAAAATCATTGAAACCTTCCAAACGGAAACCCTAAATGTCCTAGACCTCACTCCAGAACGCCTTATTGAAGTCCCCGGAATTAGCAAAGCCCGCGTAGAGAGCCTATGTCAACAACTCCATGAACAAAGAACACTTAGATCTACACTGCTCTTTCTACAGCAATACAATATTGCTATCCACTATGGCGTCAGGATCTTTAAGAAATATCAAGAGAAATCTATAGAAAAGATCTGCGAGGATCCCTTCCTTCTTGCTCGGGAGATCGAAGGAATAGGCTTTAAAACTGCAGACTTTATCGCCATGCGTTTGGGTATTCCTCCAAATTCCCGTAGTCGTTTATGTGCAGGAATACAACACTGCTTAGAAGAACTTCAGGAAGAAGGCCATACCTGCTATCCCATTCAGGCGCTTGCGGAGATTGTTACAAAGCTTCTAAACCAAGATCTCCCAACAAAGCTTATCCATCATGAGGATATCCTTGCACAAATCTCTCAGATGCAAGAAAGCAAGTCTTTATGTGTCCATGAGATTGATGGGATCCTTCATGTATGGACACGCTACCTCTATCTTGCAGAACACACAATTGCTGGGGATTTAAAAAGGATCCTTTATTCTTCAAGAAAGATCCGCCCTATAGATGGAGATAAAGCCATAGCTTGGGTAGAGGAAAACCTTAATCTTAACTTGGCTCTAAAACAAAAAGAAGCTGTTAAGGCGTGTTTTTCAGAGAAGCTCCACATCATCACTGGAGGGCCAGGAACTGGAAAAAGTACTATTACCCAGGCGATCTTAAAAATCTTTGAGCAGGTCACTTATAAGATCATTCTTACAGCTCCTACAGGGAAAGCTACAAAGCGCATGACGGAAATCACACATAAGCACTCTGTGACTATCCACACCCTGCTGCAATATGATTTCAAGACCAAATCCTTCCGCAAGAATAGTGACAACCCTATAGATTGCGATCTTATTATCGTAGATGAATCTGGAATGATGGATACCTATCTTCTCTATCACCTCCTCAAAGCTCTTCCAGATCATGCTATTCTTATTCTCATCGGTGATGTACATCAGCTTCCCAGTATTGGGCCTGGGCATATCCTTAAAGACCTCATTAACTCCCATAAAATTAGCGTCACCGAGCTCAATGAGATTTTCCGTCAGGTGCATAACTCTGGAATTATTATCAATGCCCACAGAGTAAATGAAGGAGAGTTTCCCATGCTCTATTCGGAATCTGGGCGGAAAGATTTTTTATTTTTCCAAAAGGAAGATCCTCAGGAAGCCTTAGAGCATATACTGTTCCTTACCACGCAATTTGTCCCAAAGAAGTACCATATCTATCCTAAGGATATCCAAATTCTCGCTCCGATGAAAAAAGGGATCTTAGGAATCCACAACCTCAACAAAGAGCTTAAGGCTGCGTTAAATCCTCAAAAAACGCACTTTCAAGGGAAGTTGCACTCTTATGCTATTGGGGACAAAGTGATGCAAATCCGCAATAACTATAATAAAGAAGTCTTCAATGGAGATATTGGCTACATCTCAGAGCTCAATTTCAAAGACAGGAGACTTGTCGTGAAAATGGAAGAAAGATATGTCTCCTATTCTTTTACAGAATTGGATGATCTTGTTTTAGCATATGCCACTTCCGTACACAAATACCAAGGAAGCGAAAGTCCCTGTATTATCATCCCTATTCATACTTCACATTTCATGATGCTCTACCGCAATCTCCTTTATACTGCGATCACAAGGGGAAAACAACTCGTCATTCTTGTTGGGACAAAAAAAGCCATTGCGATCGCAACAAAAAACAACAAAGTACAACACCGCTGCACGGGACTTGTCAAAGCATTAAACATCCTAGACACCCCTAAAGACATAGAAGAATATCAAGAGGATCTCGACACAGCATTTTAA
- the metG gene encoding methionine--tRNA ligase, giving the protein MRVLITSALPYANGPLHFGHITGAYLPADAYARFCRLLGDEVLYLCGSDEYGIAITLNAERAGMGYQEYIDVYHKLHKDTFEKLNISLDFFSRTTNTFHEGVVQSFYQCLQKHGLIENCFSQQLYSEEESRFLADRYVEGECPKCGFDRARGDECQKCGADYEAIDLLYPKSKLSGAALVLKETEHAYFHLEKMKEPLLSFIQGCNLREHVRKFVVDYIKNLRPRAITRDLSWGVSVQDFPNKVFYVWFDAPIGYISGSMDWAASQGDPEAWKRFWLEEDVKYVQFIGKDNLPFHAVIFPAMEMGQDLPYKKADAIVSSEFYLLEGEQFSKSEGNYVDIDAFLDSYSVDQLRYVLAATAPESADSEFTFLDFKTRCNSELVGKFGNFINRVLAFAEKNQFVELRCPSDLMEGDKQFLKEAQDLVDKAKSCYERYSLRSACSAIMELAALGNVYFNNQAPWKLLKEGSRSRVETILFCSCFCQKLLALIAYPILPKSATEIWEMLSPRSLKSHSVNSSQACGLWNHEFLEFTKEHFELRSPRLLFTTVD; this is encoded by the coding sequence ATGCGTGTACTTATTACCTCTGCATTGCCATACGCAAATGGTCCCTTGCATTTTGGACATATTACAGGTGCATATTTACCTGCAGATGCATATGCAAGATTTTGTCGTCTTTTAGGAGATGAAGTTTTGTATCTCTGCGGTTCTGACGAATATGGGATTGCCATTACCTTAAATGCAGAGCGCGCAGGAATGGGGTATCAAGAGTATATAGATGTGTATCACAAATTGCACAAAGATACTTTTGAAAAGCTCAATATCTCCTTAGATTTTTTCTCTAGAACCACTAACACCTTTCATGAGGGGGTTGTCCAGAGTTTTTATCAGTGTTTACAAAAACATGGGCTTATCGAAAATTGTTTTTCCCAACAGCTCTATTCTGAAGAGGAGTCTCGTTTTCTTGCAGATCGTTATGTTGAAGGGGAGTGCCCTAAGTGTGGGTTTGATAGAGCACGAGGAGATGAATGTCAGAAATGCGGAGCAGATTACGAAGCCATAGATCTTCTTTATCCTAAATCTAAGCTTTCTGGAGCAGCTTTGGTATTGAAAGAGACAGAGCATGCTTACTTTCACTTGGAGAAAATGAAAGAGCCTCTCTTGTCTTTTATTCAGGGGTGTAACTTACGTGAGCATGTGCGTAAGTTTGTCGTAGACTATATTAAAAATTTACGTCCAAGAGCGATTACTCGGGATCTTTCTTGGGGAGTTTCTGTCCAGGATTTCCCTAATAAAGTTTTTTATGTGTGGTTTGATGCTCCTATTGGCTACATTAGCGGAAGTATGGATTGGGCTGCTTCTCAGGGGGATCCAGAGGCATGGAAGCGATTTTGGTTAGAAGAAGATGTGAAATATGTACAGTTTATAGGTAAGGATAACCTTCCTTTTCACGCTGTGATCTTTCCCGCAATGGAGATGGGGCAGGATCTCCCTTACAAAAAGGCTGATGCGATAGTGTCCTCGGAGTTTTATTTATTAGAGGGGGAGCAATTTAGCAAGTCTGAGGGGAACTATGTAGATATTGATGCGTTTTTAGATTCCTATTCTGTAGATCAACTCCGTTATGTTTTAGCTGCTACAGCTCCAGAGAGTGCAGACAGTGAGTTTACTTTTTTGGATTTTAAAACCCGTTGTAATTCTGAGCTTGTAGGGAAGTTTGGGAATTTTATTAATCGGGTATTGGCTTTTGCTGAGAAAAACCAGTTTGTAGAGTTACGGTGCCCATCAGATCTTATGGAGGGTGATAAGCAGTTTCTGAAAGAAGCTCAGGACTTGGTAGACAAAGCTAAATCTTGCTATGAAAGATATAGCTTGCGCAGTGCATGTTCTGCAATTATGGAACTTGCGGCTCTTGGGAATGTTTATTTCAACAATCAGGCTCCTTGGAAGCTCTTGAAAGAGGGCTCTCGTTCTCGAGTAGAGACCATTTTGTTTTGTTCGTGTTTTTGCCAGAAGCTCTTGGCATTAATTGCCTACCCTATTTTACCTAAAAGTGCTACGGAAATTTGGGAGATGCTTTCTCCTCGATCTTTGAAATCTCATAGTGTGAATTCTTCCCAGGCTTGTGGTTTATGGAATCATGAGTTTTTAGAGTTTACGAAAGAGCATTTTGAACTACGTTCACCGAGATTGCTATTTACAACAGTAGATTAG
- the gmk gene encoding guanylate kinase yields MNTQLLHPFSQDSKSYSPKLFTISAPAGSGKTTLVKMLEQEFPYSFQKTLSMTTRKPRKGEVSGEDYLFVSSEEFQELVAKGAFLEWIFLFGEYYGTTRLEIERIWALGKHAIAVIDVQGAMAIRQKMPSVSIFIAPPSKEELERRLDKRGSEEVLQRKERLEHSTKELAMVNQFDYVIVNDHLELAYRILKSIFIAEEHRNNL; encoded by the coding sequence ATGAATACGCAACTCCTCCATCCTTTTTCTCAAGATTCTAAATCCTACTCGCCAAAACTTTTTACTATCAGTGCGCCTGCTGGTTCGGGGAAAACAACCTTAGTAAAAATGTTGGAACAAGAATTTCCATATTCTTTTCAGAAGACTTTATCGATGACAACAAGGAAACCCCGAAAAGGAGAAGTCTCTGGAGAGGACTATCTTTTTGTTTCGAGTGAGGAGTTTCAAGAGCTTGTAGCTAAAGGGGCTTTTCTTGAATGGATCTTTTTATTTGGAGAATATTACGGTACCACAAGGTTAGAGATAGAAAGAATCTGGGCTTTGGGGAAGCATGCGATTGCAGTAATTGATGTTCAAGGGGCTATGGCAATTCGCCAAAAAATGCCTAGTGTGTCAATATTTATTGCCCCCCCGTCTAAGGAGGAGTTAGAACGCCGCTTGGATAAACGTGGTTCCGAAGAGGTTCTGCAAAGGAAAGAGCGGCTAGAGCATAGCACGAAAGAACTTGCTATGGTGAATCAGTTTGATTATGTCATTGTAAATGATCACTTAGAGCTAGCGTATCGGATTTTAAAGAGTATTTTTATAGCTGAGGAACACAGGAATAATTTATGA
- a CDS encoding ribonuclease HII, with amino-acid sequence MMAFERELAQEGFTLVAGVDEAGRGPLAGPVVAGACILPKNKVFLGINDSKQLTPKQRGLIRETLLCDSEVISGIGVVSVERIDEINILEATKEAMHQAIASLSLVPDFLLVDGLHLSHRVPCKKIIKGDARSASIAAASILAKEHRDDLMRDLHQKYPEYGFDKHKGYGTAAHMEALRRYGASPCHRRSFSPVKLVCGSK; translated from the coding sequence ATGATGGCTTTTGAACGGGAGTTAGCTCAGGAAGGGTTTACTTTAGTTGCTGGAGTAGATGAAGCTGGAAGAGGGCCTTTAGCCGGTCCTGTTGTTGCTGGAGCGTGTATCTTGCCTAAGAATAAGGTGTTTCTAGGAATCAATGATAGTAAACAGCTAACTCCGAAACAAAGAGGTTTAATTCGGGAGACTCTGCTTTGTGATTCTGAGGTGATTTCTGGAATTGGAGTAGTTTCTGTAGAGAGAATAGATGAGATTAATATTTTAGAAGCTACAAAAGAAGCTATGCATCAAGCGATAGCTTCTTTATCTCTTGTTCCTGATTTTCTTCTTGTTGATGGGTTACATCTTTCTCATAGGGTTCCTTGTAAAAAAATTATAAAAGGAGACGCAAGGTCGGCATCTATAGCTGCAGCTTCGATTTTAGCAAAAGAGCATAGAGATGATTTGATGAGAGATCTGCATCAGAAGTATCCTGAATATGGTTTTGATAAACACAAGGGCTATGGAACAGCGGCTCATATGGAGGCTTTGCGACGTTATGGAGCTAGCCCATGTCATCGGAGAAGTTTCTCTCCAGTAAAGCTCGTGTGTGGTAGTAAATGA
- the rplS gene encoding 50S ribosomal protein L19, with protein sequence MGNLLRDLEQEQCRNDLVDFRVGDTIRVATKISEGGKERVQVFQGTVMARKGGGAGETVSLHRVAYGEGMEKNFLLHSPKIVSIEVVKRGKVARARLFYLRGKTGKAAKVKELVGSRPEKKK encoded by the coding sequence ATGGGAAATTTACTCAGAGATTTAGAGCAAGAACAGTGTAGGAATGATCTTGTAGACTTCAGAGTAGGAGATACGATTCGTGTGGCAACGAAGATTTCTGAAGGTGGTAAAGAGCGGGTGCAAGTTTTCCAAGGCACTGTTATGGCAAGAAAAGGCGGGGGAGCCGGAGAAACAGTTTCTTTACATCGTGTAGCTTATGGCGAAGGTATGGAGAAAAATTTCTTACTTCATAGTCCTAAGATTGTCAGTATTGAAGTTGTCAAAAGAGGTAAGGTTGCTCGTGCTCGGCTATTTTACTTAAGAGGAAAAACTGGTAAGGCTGCAAAAGTCAAAGAGTTAGTCGGTTCTCGTCCTGAAAAGAAAAAGTAA
- the trmD gene encoding tRNA (guanosine(37)-N1)-methyltransferase TrmD, with amino-acid sequence MEIDVLSLFPEYFDSPLQTSILGKAIEKELLVIRNRNLRDFGVGKWKQVDDESFGESGMLLMAQPVVQAIRSVKRKCSRVIYLSPQGALLTAEKSRELAKESHLVLLCGHYEGIDERAIESEVHEEISIGDYVLTNGGLAALVLIDSLCRFIPGVLGNQESAESDSLEKSLLKGPQYTRPRVFEGKKVPEVLLGGNHKEISLWRKRVSLERTRQRRLDLYMRSFYTRSRVPEEREEKYSEREGLERVFIVLEVEKLKRAKTFYSKVFGLKFSDGDSMCLSDFRGTFLWLREVGEQVIPLKTFALQFVNESVFIRILEKWELLGGIIEKQVHASASIVRAQDMDGHTWELSLRKSIE; translated from the coding sequence ATGGAGATTGACGTACTATCTTTATTCCCAGAGTATTTTGATAGTCCTTTGCAAACGAGTATTTTAGGCAAGGCTATTGAAAAAGAATTGCTTGTTATCCGAAATCGTAATTTGCGTGATTTTGGAGTAGGCAAATGGAAGCAGGTAGACGATGAGTCTTTTGGCGAGAGTGGGATGCTTCTTATGGCTCAACCTGTAGTTCAAGCAATAAGAAGCGTAAAAAGGAAGTGCTCTAGGGTGATATATCTTTCTCCTCAAGGTGCTTTGTTGACTGCAGAAAAAAGTCGAGAGCTTGCAAAAGAGTCGCACCTGGTGTTGCTCTGTGGACACTATGAAGGAATAGATGAGCGAGCCATAGAGAGCGAAGTGCATGAAGAAATTAGTATAGGAGATTATGTTCTAACTAATGGGGGGCTTGCAGCTTTGGTTTTAATTGATTCTCTATGTCGGTTTATTCCTGGGGTTTTAGGGAATCAAGAGAGTGCAGAAAGCGACTCTTTAGAAAAAAGTTTATTAAAAGGTCCGCAGTACACTAGGCCAAGGGTATTTGAAGGCAAGAAGGTGCCCGAAGTGTTGTTAGGAGGAAACCATAAGGAGATTTCTTTATGGAGAAAGCGTGTAAGTTTGGAAAGGACGCGTCAGAGGCGTCTAGATCTTTATATGCGTAGCTTTTATACTCGTAGCAGGGTTCCTGAGGAGCGGGAAGAAAAGTATTCTGAAAGAGAAGGATTAGAGAGAGTTTTTATAGTTCTTGAAGTTGAAAAATTAAAACGAGCCAAAACTTTTTATTCGAAAGTTTTCGGCTTAAAGTTCTCAGACGGTGATAGCATGTGTTTATCGGATTTTAGAGGGACTTTTTTATGGCTTCGGGAAGTGGGGGAACAGGTAATTCCGCTAAAAACATTTGCTTTGCAGTTTGTAAATGAAAGCGTCTTTATCCGCATTTTAGAAAAGTGGGAGCTTCTAGGGGGCATAATAGAAAAACAAGTGCATGCAAGCGCTTCGATAGTTCGTGCTCAAGATATGGACGGGCATACGTGGGAGCTTTCTTTACGTAAAAGTATAGAGTAA